The sequence TCGAACCTGCGGTGCCTGCGGGCAGACAGGTCCGAAGTGGTGTCCGAATCGTCATCGCTGTCGCTGCTGTCGCTGTCGCTCTCCTGCTCCCgaggaggtttttttgtggagGAGCGTTTGCAATCAGTTCGGCAGGACACCCTTAGCACCAGGGCCAGCAGGGTCAAGAGGAGTCCAATGCACACCCCGGAGACAAAATACAGAGCAGCCCGCTCGGGGTTTtctgaaaggggaaagaaaatgattCTCGAGACCAActcttaaaagaacaaaacacacacagctCCTCTGTGCACATACCAGCCATGGTCTCTGGAGGGGCAGAGTGTCTGAtggttgcttttatttccaagcCCTCCTTTGCCTCCTCTCCCCAGT comes from Ciconia boyciana chromosome 3, ASM3463844v1, whole genome shotgun sequence and encodes:
- the EVA1A gene encoding protein eva-1 homolog A isoform X2 — its product is MEPVGVSTEMALLSNILAAYAFITENPERAALYFVSGVCIGLLLTLLALVLRVSCRTDCKRSSTKKPPREQESDSDSSDSDDDSDTTSDLSARRHRRFERTLNMNVFTSAEELERAQRLEERERIIREIWMNGQPDIPGTRSLNRYY